The Natronosporangium hydrolyticum nucleotide sequence GCGAAGATGATCAGCGCGATCTCCGAGGCGACCGTCCCCAAGATCTGCGTGGTGGTGCGCAAGGCGTACGGCGCCGGGCTGTACGCGATGGCCGGGCCGGGCTTCGAGCCGGACGCGACGCTGGCGCTGCCCACCGCCAAGATTGCGGTGATGGGGGCCGAGGCGGCGGTGAACGCGGTCTACGCCAACAAGATCGCCGCGCTCGCCAGCGACGAGGAGCGGGCGGAGTTCATCGCCGAGAAGCGGCGTGAGTACGAGGCCGACATCGACCTGGTCCGGCTCGCCAGCGAACTCGTCATCGACGCCGTACTGCCGCCGGACCAGCTGCGGGCGGAGCTGATCCGCCGCTACGCGCTCGCCGCCACAAAGGATCGCCACTTCTCGCGTCGCCGTCACGGGGTCACCCCCGTCTGAGGAAGGGACCAGCACAGTGCTCAACGACGAGCAGCGGGCGCTGCAGGAGAGCGTTCGCGACTTCGCCCAGGATGTGGTGGCGCCGGTGATCGGCGACTACTACGAGCGACACGCCTTCCCGTACGAGATCGTTGCGAAGATGGGGCGGATGGGGCTGTTCGGCCTGCCCTTCCCGGAGGAGTACGGCGGGATGGGCGGCGACTACTTCGCGCTCTGCCTGGCGCTGGAGGAGCTGGCCCGGGTCGACTCCTCGGTGGCGATCACGGTGGAGGCGGCGGTCTCGCTCGGCGCGATGCCGATCTTCCGGTACGGCACCGAGGAGCAACGCAAACGGTGGCTGCCGAAGCTGGTGGCGGGGGAGTCGCTGGCCGGGTTCGGGTTGACCGAGCCGGGCAGTGGGTCGGACACCGCCGCGCTGACCACCCGGGCGGTGCGCGACGAGCAGACCGGCGAGTGGGTGATCAACGGTTCGAAGTCGTTCATCACCAACTCCGGAACCGACATCACCACGCTGGTGACGGTGACCGCGGTCACCGGCCGGCACCCCGACGGCTCCAAGGAGATCTCCACCATCATCGTTCCCACGGGTACGCCCGGGTTCACGGTGCAGCCGAACTACTCGAAGGTCGGCTGGTGCGCCTCGGACACCCACGAGTTGACCTTCGACGACTGCCGGGTGCCGGCCGAGAACCTGTTGGGCGAGCGGGGCCGGGGGATCGCCCAGTTCCTGAGGATTCTCGACGAGGGCCGGATCGCGATCGCGGCGCTCTCGGTGGGGCTGGCGCAGGGCTGTGTCGACGAGTGCCTGCGCTATGTCCGGGAACGGGAGGCGTTCGGCCAGCCGATCGGGCAGTTCCAGGCGGTGCAGTTCCAGGTGGCGGACATGGAGGTACGGGCGCATACTTCTCGGCTCGCCTACTATGACGCCGCGTACCGGATGCTCGCCGGGGAGCCGTTCAAGCGGCAGGCGGCGATCGCCAAGTTGCACGCCTCGGAGTGCGCGGTGGACAACGCCCGTACGGCGACGCAGTTGCACGGTGGCTACGGGTTCATGAACGAGTTCCCGGTGGCCCGGTTCTGGCGGGACTCGAAGATCCTGGAGATCGGCGAGGGCACCTCGGAGATCCAGCGGATGGTGATCGCCCGCGACCTCGGCCTGTAACCCCCCTACGTGTTGATCATGGACTTAGGGTCATGACCAGGGCCCTGGTCATGACCCTAAGTCCATGATCAACATCTATGAGAGTCGGCTGTACGACGCATCACTGCGATCGTGGGCGCCAACCCCGTACCCTGACCGCACTATGACCGCGGATCGGGGCGCCGGCTACGACTTCGCGACGTTGTTGCGGCAGCGGCGGCGGGCGGCCGGCTTGACGCAGGCGGAGCTGGCCCGGGTGGCCGGCCTCGCGGTGCGTACCGTCCGGGAGGCCGAGCGGGGACGCACCGCCCGGCCACAGCGCACCACCGCGGTCCTGTTAGCCGACTCGCTCGGCCTGACCGGCGAGGAGCGAGCCGGGTTCCTGGGGGCGGCGCGGGGGGCGGGGACGCCAGCGGTGGTTCCGCCTCCCCGCGCCGCGCAACACCGCGGCCGGCTGCCGCTGCCGTCGCCGCCGCCGCTGGTCGGCCGGGAGGTCGACCTGGCCAGGTTGGGCGAGTGGCTTGCGAAACCCGCCGAGACCGGGCCGGTTGCGCTGGTGGGGGTGGCCGGAGTCGGCAAGAGCGTGCTCGCGCTGGCGTTGGCCCGGCAGGTCGCCGAGCACTTCCCCGGCGGCGTGGCCGGGGTCAGCACCGATGGCGACTCCACCACCAGCGAGGTGCTGGACGCGATCGGCACCGCCTTCGGCGTACCCGAGCCGCGGCAGTTGCTGGCTCGGCTAGCCGAGCAGCCGGCGCTGCTGCTGCTCGACGCCGTCGACCGCGCCGGCCCGGAGCTGCGGGCGACGCTTGCTCAGCTACCCCCCACCGTGCGGGTGGTCACCACCGGCCGGGCGCCGTTGGGCGTGCCCGGAGAGCGGGTGTGGCCGGTGGCGCCGTTGGAGGCGCCGCCGGCCGGGCCGGAGCTGACCGGAGTCGAGGCGGCCAGCGAGTTCCCGGCGGCGGCGCTGTTTCTGCGCCGGCTCGCCCAGGTGCGGGCCGACCCGCTCGGCCCCGACGAG carries:
- a CDS encoding acyl-CoA dehydrogenase family protein, whose product is MLNDEQRALQESVRDFAQDVVAPVIGDYYERHAFPYEIVAKMGRMGLFGLPFPEEYGGMGGDYFALCLALEELARVDSSVAITVEAAVSLGAMPIFRYGTEEQRKRWLPKLVAGESLAGFGLTEPGSGSDTAALTTRAVRDEQTGEWVINGSKSFITNSGTDITTLVTVTAVTGRHPDGSKEISTIIVPTGTPGFTVQPNYSKVGWCASDTHELTFDDCRVPAENLLGERGRGIAQFLRILDEGRIAIAALSVGLAQGCVDECLRYVREREAFGQPIGQFQAVQFQVADMEVRAHTSRLAYYDAAYRMLAGEPFKRQAAIAKLHASECAVDNARTATQLHGGYGFMNEFPVARFWRDSKILEIGEGTSEIQRMVIARDLGL